The Vicinamibacteria bacterium genome segment TGGCCACGATGCACGCGGCGACTGCCCACCACGGGACGCTTCTCTCGGCGAGAAAGTAATCGCTCACCGATTTGCGTTTGCGGCCGAGCCAGGAGCCGAACGTCGTGATGACGGCGAGATAGAGAATGATGACGAGAACAGTGGAATAGGGAACGCTCACCGGGCGCGAATACCATCACTGGAGGGGACATGCAATCGCCTGGTCCGGGTGCAAGAAGGGGGATAGGGCGTTAACGGGTCACTCGGCCTTTGGAGTTGACGCGGAACGGTTCGGGCAACGCGGCCTCTACCTTCTTGCGATAGCCCTTCACGTCCCAGGCGAGCTTCTCGAACGCCTCTCCGATCCGGATCTTGACCCGAACCGAGTCCTCCCGAGGGTCGACGAGCGCCTCGAGCAACGGTTCGCGGGACAGCTCGTCGCCGTAGGCCTGCAGGCACTCTATTGCGGCATAGCGGACGGTATCGTCCGGACTCTTCAGGCAGGGAAGGATTCGCTCGACCGCCGAGGGCTCGCCCAGATTCTCCAGTGCCTTGAGGATCTGGGTCGCTTTCTCACCCCGGATGCGTACGGGATCACCGTCTTTCAGCACCTCGAAGAGGAATGGAACGAGCGCGTCGTTCGACACGAGCCGGGCCAGAGCGTCGATGGCCCACGTCACCTTGTCGTGGCCGCGGATATAGCGCTTCAAGGGCTCCACCGCTTCGTCGCCGAAAGCGACCAGCAGGTCCTGGATCGCCTTTTTTTCTTCCTGGTCGATCCCGAGGTTCTCCGAGGTCGCCGAGAAACGACGCGCCAGGCCGTAGATTGCCTCGGGAGTTCCGATGGCCCGAAGCTTTTCCGCCGCTTCCATGCGCATATCGTGCTGCGCGTATCGCTCGAGAAGCTTCTTCGTGTTTCGCTCGATGCGGAACTTCAACCGTCCTTCGGTCGTGAGAAAGTCCTTGAGATTCATGATCCCGAAGTCAAATCCCATTCGCCAGGAGGACCTCCGAGCGCGCGGTCGTAGAAATCGATCACCCGGCCCCAGAAGATCCCCTCGGGCGGGTAATTATCGAAGCCGTGCTCGCCCCCGGGAAGCACCCAGAGCTCACTCGGAAGGCCCGCTCGGTTGCGGGCCTCGTGCATCTGCTGCGAGTGCGTCACCGGAACCTGGCGATCGGCGTCACCGTGGACGAAGAGAACCGGGGCCAGGACCTCGGTGACGACGTCGAGGGGGCGCACGTTCCAGAGGTCGATGCCGGCCCGAAGACGCACCGCTACGAACAAAGGGTATCTCAACGCCGGGTGAGTCCCTCGCGA includes the following:
- a CDS encoding HEAT repeat domain-containing protein — its product is MNLKDFLTTEGRLKFRIERNTKKLLERYAQHDMRMEAAEKLRAIGTPEAIYGLARRFSATSENLGIDQEEKKAIQDLLVAFGDEAVEPLKRYIRGHDKVTWAIDALARLVSNDALVPFLFEVLKDGDPVRIRGEKATQILKALENLGEPSAVERILPCLKSPDDTVRYAAIECLQAYGDELSREPLLEALVDPREDSVRVKIRIGEAFEKLAWDVKGYRKKVEAALPEPFRVNSKGRVTR